The genomic interval CGCTCCTTGGCGCGGGTCGCTTCCTCGTCCCGGCGGATGCCGGCGATCAGCCCGTCGAAGCCGTATTTGTTCAGCGCAAGCTTCAGCCCCTCGGTTTTGCGTGCGGCGGAGCGCGCGGCCGGCGGCAAGGTCGGGTCGATCGCCTCGATCGGCGGGCAGTAATCAACCTTGAGGTCGAGACCCCATTCCTTGGCGTAGCGCTCGCGAAACGCGTACATCTCGGGGAATTTCTTCTCGGTGTCGACGTGCAGCGCCGGGAACGGCACCCGGCCGAAGAAGGCCTTGCGCGCCAGCCAGATCATCACGTTGGAATCCTTGCCGAGCGACCACAGCAGCGCAAGCTTCTTCAGGCGGGCGAAGGCTTCCCGGAAAATGTAGATGCTCTGCGCTTCAAGCGCATCGAGGTGGTCCATTTCAGGCTGCATGGCCTGCTCCTTGCTTCGTGCGCGGTCGACTGCCGTGCCGCTGACCGTCGAGGTCAGCGGCCGCCAGAATTGTGGATTTCGGAGGGTGAGAAGATGCATCTCTTCCGTGCGGTGTTTGGAAGTAGAAAATTCTATACTTTTGTACCCGCATGGAAGAAATAATTTTCTGTTTGATGAGCTTGCAAGATACATAAATAGAAAATAATTTCAGTCAACCCTTGCCGACGCAAAGCAGAAGAAAAGCAGACAGAGTCGAATGAAATTCCTCCCGATCTTTCTTGATTCCCATGCCGGTCCGATCCTTCTGGTCGGAGCGGGCGATCCGGTGCGGGCCAGGCTGCGCCTCTTGCTCGCCGCGGGCGCGCGCGTGCGCTGGCATGCAACCGACGGCGACTTCGCGGTCGCCGGTCTCGATGCCGCCGCCGCATCGCGCATCGAGCGTGTGGAAGCCGATCCCGGCACGGGCAACTTCGGCGGGATCATTGCGGTATTTTGCGCCGGCGCCGGCGAGATCGGCGTGACGGTAGCGGCGCGCGCGCGCGCGTCCGGTCTGCCCGTCAACGTGATGGATGACCTCGCGCATTCGAGTTTCATCGTTCCGGCGATCGTCGATCGTGGCGACGTGGTGGTGGCGGTCGGCACCGGCGGTGCGTCGCCCGTCGTGGCGCGCCGCGTGCGCGAACGCATCGAAGCGCTGTTGCCGGCGCGAATCGGCGACCTCGCGGCCTTGATCGGGCGTTGGCGCAGGTCGATTCATGACCGCATTCCCGACATGCCGTTGCGCCGCCGTTTTTGGGAGCGCGTGGTCGATGGCCCGATCGGCGCGGCGGTTCTCGCCGGCCACTCCGATGAGGCCGAAGGCTCGCTGCAAGCGATTGCCGATCCGTCCGTCTATGCGGGCGCATCTGCTCCCGGCGATATCGAAGGCTGCGTCACCCTGGTCGGCGCCGGGCCGGGCGATCCGGATCTGCTCACCATCAAGGCGCTGCGCGCGTTACAGGACGCCGACATCGTATTCTACGACGAGTTGGTCTCGCCGGAGATTCTCGATCGCGCCCGCCGCGACGCGGTGCGCGTCCCGGTGGGGCGCCGCGTCGGCAAGCCCGGCATCGGGCAGGACGCCATCAACCGGTTGCTGATCGATGCCGCAAAATCCGGGCAGCGTGCCGTGCGCCTCAAGGGCGGCGACCCCTTCATTTTCGGCCGCGGCGGCGAAGAGATCGAGGCGCTGCGCGAGGAAGGCGTCGCGTGTTCGGTCATTCCAGGAATTACGGCCGGGCTCGGCGCGGCTGCGGAATCCGAACTGCCGCTGACCTTCCGCCATGAGGCGCTGCGCGTCACCTTCCTCACCGCGCACAAGGCGCGGGATGCTTCGAGCGTCGACTGGTCGGCGCTGACCGACCGCAAGATGACGGTGGTCGTCTACATGGGAATCACGGCGGCCAGCGCGATTCGTGACGGCCTGCTGGCGGCCGGGCGTTCGCCGGAAACTCCGGTCGGCGTGTTCGCGCGCGCCACCCGTCCCGATGCCAAATCCGTCGTCGGCACGCTGGATCGTCTGCCGGCGCTGGTTCGCGACGTCGACGGCGGACCTGCCATCCTCGTGATCGGCGACGTCGTATCGCACTCCGCGCCATGGCGCAACGCGAGTTCGAATCCCCTGTTTCATGCATTTCAGATGGCCGCCGAATGACTCCTTCGCTCGAACAGAAGGGCGTTGCGGTAGGCGCCATGGCGCAACCCGCAGCAGCGGCAGGGACTCCCGCATTGCCGCCCGCGGCGGCGCTCAACGACGCGTTGCGCGACGCCCGGCCTGCGGACGTGATCGCCGCGGCGCTGCGCACGGTCGGGCGCGACCGGCTGGCGCTGGTGTCGTCGTTCGGCACCGAGTCGGCGGCGCTGTTGAAGGTGATGGCGGACGTCGATCCGGCCATTCCCGTGATCTTTCTCGACACCGGATGGTTGTTCGAGGAGACGCTGGCCTATCGCGACACCTTGATCGCCGCGCTCGGTTTGACGGATGTTCGGTCCATTCAGCCATCTGAGGATGTGCTGAACCGCGAAGATCCCGATCGCGAGTTGTGGTTCTCCGATCCGGATGCCTGCTGCCGCATCCGCAAAGTGGAGCCGCTTGCGCGCGCGCTGCAGCCGTTCGACGCCTGGATCAACGGCCGCAAGCGGTTTCAGGGTGGCCTGCGCGCCGACATTCCATTCGTGGAAGATGACGGCGCCCGGCTGAAGTTCAATCCGTTCGCGAACGCCTCGCGCGCTGACATCGAGGCGATCTATGCGTCGGCGAAGCTGCCGCCGCACCCGCTCGTCGCATCGGGATTCCTCTCGGTCGGATGCATGCCGTGCACCTCGCGCGCGACCGCGGACGAAGACGCGCGCGCCGGTCGCTGGCGCGGCAGAGCCAAGACCGAATGCGGCATCCACACGATGAAGACTTCGTAGAGGAATGACTCTGCGGCGCTGTAAACATTGAAATGTGGTTTCGTTGACTAAGGCGCGCCGTTTGAGGAGTTTTATTCATACGCCTCTGGCGATTGTCGCATGAGCGGGCCTTATGGAGACTAAAATGCTTCGTCGCATCCTTGTTGTCCTCGCCGGATTGATCTGGGCCGGTTCTGCGTATGCTGCCGACGTGTCGTTATTGAATGTCTCATACGATCCGACGCGCGAGCTCTACGTGGAGTTCAACAAGGCGTTTGCGACGCACTATCAGAAAGAAACCGGCAAGAGCGTCGAGATCAAGCAGTCCCATGGCGGGTCCGGAAAGCAGGCGCGATCGGTGATCGACGGCTTGCAGGCCGACGTGGTTACTCTCGCGCTCGCCTATGATATCGACGCGATTGCCGAGCGGGGACTGCTGGCCAAGGACTGGCAGAAGCGGTTGCCGCGGAATTCCTCGCCCTATACGTCGACTATCGTTTTCCTGGTGCGCAAGGGCAATCCCAAGGGTATCAAGGACTGGGACGATCTGATCAAGCCCGGCGTCAGCGTCGTTACGCCGAACCCGAAGACCTCTGGCGGTGCGCGCTGGAATTATCTGGCCGCGTGGGGATATGCGTTGAAGAAATTCGGTGGAGAGGACAAGGCGAGACAATTTGTCGCCGATATCTACACACATGTCCCGGTGCTCGATACCGGCGCGCGTGGTTCGACCGTCACCTTCGTCGAGCGCGGTGTCGGCGACGTGTTGCTCGCCTGGGAGAACGAAGCCTTTCTGGCGCTCAAGGAGTTCGGAAAGGACAAATTCGAGATCGTGGTGCCGTCGATTTCCATTCTGGCGGAACCGCCGGTCGCCGTCGTCGACAAAGTAGTGGACAGGAAGGGAACGCGCGCCGTTGCCGAGGCATATCTGAAGTATTGGTATACCCCGGAAGCGCAGGAGATCGCCGCGCGCAATTTCTACCGTCCGACCGATCCCGAAGTGATGAAGAAGTATGCCGATGCATTTCCCAAAGTCGAGCTGTTCACGATCGACGACGTGTTCGGCGGTTGGACCAAGGCGCAGAAGGTCCACTTCAGCGAAGGCGGCGTCTTCGATCAGATCTACCAGAACTGATGCGACGGGGCGGAGCAGAACAACGTGAAAGGAGGATCGGGACGACGACGGACCCTGCCGGGATTCGGCCTCACCATGGGGCTGACGCTCACATGGCTCGGGATTATCGTTCTGATTCCTCTCGCCGGGCTGTTTCTCAAATCGTTCGAATTGAGCTTCGCCCAGTTCGTTGACATCGTCACCAGCCGGCGAACATTGAATGCGCTGAAGATCTCGTTCGGGCTCGCGTTTCTCGCCGCGCTGGTCAATCTGGTGATGGGCAGCATCATTGTCTGGGCGCTGGTGCGTTACCGGTTTCCCGGGCGTCGCATCCTGGACGCGATCGTCGACATTCCGTTCGCGCTCCCGACCGCCGTCGCGGGCATCGCGCTGACGACGCTGTTTGCGCAGAACGGCTGGCTCGGCGCGCCGCTGGCCGAGCTCGGCATCAAGGTCGCGTTCACGCCGCTCGGCATCTTCGTCGCGATGGTGTTCATCGGCATTCCCTTCGTGGTGCGCACCGTGCAGCCGGTGCTGATCGATCTCGATCCGGAGATCGAGGAGGCCGCCGCGAGCCTCGGCGCCAGCCGCTGGCAGACGGTGTGGCGGGTGATTCTGCCGAGCCTTTTTCCCGCGCTGCTGACAGGCTTTGCGCTCGCATTCGCACGCGCGGTCGGCGAATACGGTTCGGTGATCTTCATCGCCGGCAATCTGCCGAACGTGTCGGAGATTGCGCCGCTCCTGATCGTGATACGGCTGTCCGAATTCCGCTATGCCGATGCCACCGCGATCGCCGTCGTGATGCTGGTGGTGGCGTTTCTGGTCATCTTCGTCATCAATCGCCTGCAACGCTGGGCGCAACTGCGCGTCCCGGCGCATTAGAGGTGACGCCGATGTCCGAAACCGCGATCGCGATTCCGCTTGAGCGCACCGACGCCCGCTCCGAACCGCGCTGGGTGCGCGGTCTGCTGATCGGCCTCACCATCCTGTTTCTTTCGGTGTTCATCGTGTTGCCGCTGGCGATCGTGTTCGCGGAAGCATTCGCCAGAGGGGCGCACGCCTATCTCGCCGCGCTTGCCGATCCCGAAGCGCAGTCGGCGATCGTGCTGACGCTGATCGTCGCGGCGATTTCGGTCGGTCTCAATCTATTTTTCGGGGTGATCGCCGCCTGGGCGATCGCAAAATTCGAGTTTCGCGGTAAGACGCTCCTGATCTCGCTGGTCGATCTGCCGTTCTCGGTGAGCCCGGTCATTTCCGGTCTGGTGTTCGTGCTGTTGTTCGGCGCGCAGGGCTTTGTCGGACCATGGTTGCAGGACCACAACATCCAGCTTCTGTTTGCGCTGCCGGGCATCGCGCTGGCAACGACCTTCGTGACCTTTCCATTCGTGTCGCGCGCGCTGATTCCGCTGATGCAGGAGCAGGGGACGGCGGAAGAGGAGGCGGCCCTGTCGCTTGGCGCTTCGGGGTTGCAGACATTCTTCCGCGTCACGCTGCCGAACATCAAGTGGGGGTTGCTGTACGGCGTGCTGCTTTGCAATGCCCGCGCGATGGGCGAATTCGGAGCGGTGTCCGTCGTCTCCGGTCACATCCGCGGCGAGACCAACACCATGCCGCTGCTGGTCGAAATCCTCTACAACGAATATCAGTTCGTATCGGCGTTCGCGGTCGCTTCGCTGCTGGCCATGCTGGCGCTGGTCACCCTGGTGGCGAAGACCGTTCTGGAACGAAATCTCGACGAAGGACAACGACCGAGTGACCATTGAAGTCCGCAATATCGTGAAAAAGTTCGGGACCTTCGCCGCGCTGGACCATGTCGATCTCAAGGTTCCGCACGGCGAACTGATGGCGCTGCTCGGGCCGTCGGGGTCCGGCAAGACCACGCTGCTGCGCATCATCGCGGGGCTCGACTGGCCGGATTCCGGAGATGTCTCGTTCGACGGCGAGAACGCGCTGGCGCGCGGCGCAGGCGAGCGGAACGTCGGGTTCGTCTTCCAGCATTATGCGCTGTTCCGCCACATGACGGTGTTCGAGAACGTCGCATTCGGTTTGCGGGTCCAGCCTCGCGCCGTTCGCAAGGATGAAGCGGGCATCCGCGCGCGCGTCAAGGAACTGCTCGACCTCGTCCAGCTCGACTGGCTGTCCGGCCGTTACCCGGGCCAGCTCTCGGGCGGCCAGCGTCAGCGTATCGCGCTGGCGCGCGCGCTTGCGATCGAGCCGCGCGTCCTGTTGCTCGACGAGCCGTTCGGCGCGCTCGACGCCAAGGTGCGCAAGGAG from Nitrobacter sp. NHB1 carries:
- the cysD gene encoding sulfate adenylyltransferase subunit CysD, with translation MQPEMDHLDALEAQSIYIFREAFARLKKLALLWSLGKDSNVMIWLARKAFFGRVPFPALHVDTEKKFPEMYAFRERYAKEWGLDLKVDYCPPIEAIDPTLPPAARSAARKTEGLKLALNKYGFDGLIAGIRRDEEATRAKERVFSPRGTEGGWDVRDQPPEFWDHFNASPPPGAHLRIHPILQWTEADIWAYTKRENIPIISLYLAKDGKRYRSLGDSDITFPVASTATTIDEILIELDGTKIPERAGRALDHETEDAFERLRVAGYL
- the cysG gene encoding siroheme synthase CysG gives rise to the protein MKFLPIFLDSHAGPILLVGAGDPVRARLRLLLAAGARVRWHATDGDFAVAGLDAAAASRIERVEADPGTGNFGGIIAVFCAGAGEIGVTVAARARASGLPVNVMDDLAHSSFIVPAIVDRGDVVVAVGTGGASPVVARRVRERIEALLPARIGDLAALIGRWRRSIHDRIPDMPLRRRFWERVVDGPIGAAVLAGHSDEAEGSLQAIADPSVYAGASAPGDIEGCVTLVGAGPGDPDLLTIKALRALQDADIVFYDELVSPEILDRARRDAVRVPVGRRVGKPGIGQDAINRLLIDAAKSGQRAVRLKGGDPFIFGRGGEEIEALREEGVACSVIPGITAGLGAAAESELPLTFRHEALRVTFLTAHKARDASSVDWSALTDRKMTVVVYMGITAASAIRDGLLAAGRSPETPVGVFARATRPDAKSVVGTLDRLPALVRDVDGGPAILVIGDVVSHSAPWRNASSNPLFHAFQMAAE
- a CDS encoding phosphoadenylyl-sulfate reductase, whose product is MAQPAAAAGTPALPPAAALNDALRDARPADVIAAALRTVGRDRLALVSSFGTESAALLKVMADVDPAIPVIFLDTGWLFEETLAYRDTLIAALGLTDVRSIQPSEDVLNREDPDRELWFSDPDACCRIRKVEPLARALQPFDAWINGRKRFQGGLRADIPFVEDDGARLKFNPFANASRADIEAIYASAKLPPHPLVASGFLSVGCMPCTSRATADEDARAGRWRGRAKTECGIHTMKTS
- a CDS encoding sulfate ABC transporter substrate-binding protein; the encoded protein is MLRRILVVLAGLIWAGSAYAADVSLLNVSYDPTRELYVEFNKAFATHYQKETGKSVEIKQSHGGSGKQARSVIDGLQADVVTLALAYDIDAIAERGLLAKDWQKRLPRNSSPYTSTIVFLVRKGNPKGIKDWDDLIKPGVSVVTPNPKTSGGARWNYLAAWGYALKKFGGEDKARQFVADIYTHVPVLDTGARGSTVTFVERGVGDVLLAWENEAFLALKEFGKDKFEIVVPSISILAEPPVAVVDKVVDRKGTRAVAEAYLKYWYTPEAQEIAARNFYRPTDPEVMKKYADAFPKVELFTIDDVFGGWTKAQKVHFSEGGVFDQIYQN
- the cysT gene encoding sulfate ABC transporter permease subunit CysT — encoded protein: MGLTLTWLGIIVLIPLAGLFLKSFELSFAQFVDIVTSRRTLNALKISFGLAFLAALVNLVMGSIIVWALVRYRFPGRRILDAIVDIPFALPTAVAGIALTTLFAQNGWLGAPLAELGIKVAFTPLGIFVAMVFIGIPFVVRTVQPVLIDLDPEIEEAAASLGASRWQTVWRVILPSLFPALLTGFALAFARAVGEYGSVIFIAGNLPNVSEIAPLLIVIRLSEFRYADATAIAVVMLVVAFLVIFVINRLQRWAQLRVPAH
- the cysW gene encoding sulfate ABC transporter permease subunit CysW; protein product: MSETAIAIPLERTDARSEPRWVRGLLIGLTILFLSVFIVLPLAIVFAEAFARGAHAYLAALADPEAQSAIVLTLIVAAISVGLNLFFGVIAAWAIAKFEFRGKTLLISLVDLPFSVSPVISGLVFVLLFGAQGFVGPWLQDHNIQLLFALPGIALATTFVTFPFVSRALIPLMQEQGTAEEEAALSLGASGLQTFFRVTLPNIKWGLLYGVLLCNARAMGEFGAVSVVSGHIRGETNTMPLLVEILYNEYQFVSAFAVASLLAMLALVTLVAKTVLERNLDEGQRPSDH